A window of Osmerus mordax isolate fOsmMor3 chromosome 11, fOsmMor3.pri, whole genome shotgun sequence genomic DNA:
GCGTGCAACTAGTGCCATCTACTGATCTCAACCGCTCACAGTTTTGGTGGTAATTTAAATGATCTTTCTTCTATGGCTTTTCACAAACAATAATTTACCCCATGAAACGTTGAATCGTTAAGTACAAAACCCTGTGCAATGAGAAACAGAGCATCTCGTGAACATAATTTAAAAGTATGATTCTTTAGAATTCCATATCTCTAaggtggctcgttggtctaggggtatgattctcgctttgggtgcgagaggtcccgggttcaaatcccggacgagcccgcTCTTTTAAATCGTGTGATGAAGTTGAGGCTTTTGTGGGTAACGTCCAAGACGGTACAATTAAGGTATAGCGTTGTTATTGAGTTTTTATGTTGAAAGATTGTATGTATGATTTAGTTGTAAATGCTGCGGTACGGTAACCTAACAACAGGTTTGAGTTGCATCGTTAAACTGAGCTAAAATGTTACTGATTCAGCGTAAAACTATTGGCCAGTACGGGGATCGAACCcgcgaccttggcgttattagcaccacgctctaaccaactgagctaaccgGCCATGTTCACCTGCTGTCaaactgtgctttttatatgtgaAAACAGTCGTTTTAAACGTGACGTATTGATTTTATTTGACTGATATTTTATATTACACGCACATTTACCACAGTTTACTTCATGTTTAAGCACGGTTCTCCACAATCATTTCAAAATGCATCAGTTACTACGGTCTTCCTTCTGCCTGTTTGATCAGCTCTAAAATAGATGGCGTCTGCTTTCCAGATCCTGCTGTCTTGATCACCCCTGCTTGGCCTTTCTCCACCACCTGCACAGCCCTCAGCAAGCTGTCTCTCAGCACTTGgttccccacacacctcctaatCATGGTCTCCACCGCCCCCTGCTGGCCTGGagtcctccccaccctctcgtACTCACACTGAAACCCCTGTGTCACAAAAAAGCCACAGAGTGCTTTGGCATCTGCCTCCACCAGGCCCAGTTCGCCTAGGGTGGCTCGCCAGGCAACATCCACACGCCGGTTCTTCAGTCTTCGGCGCAGGATGGCGGCCGTGGTGGGCAGGCCGGGGGCCAAGTCTGGTACCCGCTCCTGGACTCGGCTGTGGCAGCGGAGCAGTGTGTCGGACACGTAGCTGAAGAGAAGGCGTACCTCATCTGGAGACAGGCTTGGTGCACAGGACAGCGATCAATAACATTAAAAGTAACACTAACCTTTCCa
This region includes:
- the LOC136951492 gene encoding single-pass membrane and coiled-coil domain-containing protein 1-like, translated to MSGEEGSSDRGFSSTMDRLERRLDNISCRFEEMDEAGSLLLERLQRHRQAQQDQRQAQQDQRQAQQDQTQAQQDHAWAALIRDSLSPDEVRLLFSYVSDTLLRCHSRVQERVPDLAPGLPTTAAILRRRLKNRRVDVAWRATLGELGLVEADAKALCGFFVTQGFQCEYERVGRTPGQQGAVETMIRRCVGNQVLRDSLLRAVQVVEKGQAGVIKTAGSGKQTPSILELIKQAEGRP